In Dyadobacter sp. NIV53, a single window of DNA contains:
- a CDS encoding GMC oxidoreductase — MNLNIKATKQATYDAIVVGSGISGGWAAKELCEKGLKVVMLERGRDIKHITDYKTSTLAPWEFEHRGRVTTMAKEEYWAGMRTGYTANEEHRYLFENDNENPYKETRKFDWIRAYHTGGRSLLWGRQSYRLNPKDFEANAKDGISIDWPVRYDEIAPWYDYVEKFAGISGAKDGLDVLPDGQYLPPMQMNCVEKHVKGEVEKKFAGRHIIMGRAAHLTQPQAFHTELGRAACQFRNMCMRGCPYGAYFSTQSSTLPAAQKTGNLTLVNDSIVSEVIFDEKLGKVTGVRVINQNTLETKEYFAKIIFLNASAIASASLLLNSKSKRFPNGLGNESDQVGRNIMDHHLAVGARGDMEGFEDKYYFGRRANGVYVPRYRNWGDDKRDYIRGFGYQGGASRDSWGRGAGMDGFGADFKKQLTEPGDWSMNLGGFGEMIPDEKNRFTLHPTEKDKWGLPVVVFDAAYGDNEKKMRVDMMNDAAEMLEAAGLKNVIPYNDDTKHPGIGIHEMGTARMGNDAKTSVLNKNNQIWAAPNVYITDGSFMTSASCVNPSLTYMAMTARAADHAVKELKKMNL, encoded by the coding sequence ATGAATTTAAATATTAAAGCGACAAAACAAGCTACGTATGATGCAATCGTAGTTGGGTCGGGTATCAGCGGTGGATGGGCCGCTAAGGAATTGTGTGAAAAGGGACTGAAAGTGGTAATGCTTGAAAGAGGACGTGATATCAAACACATTACCGATTACAAAACTTCAACGCTTGCTCCCTGGGAATTCGAACACCGCGGCCGGGTAACGACTATGGCCAAGGAAGAATACTGGGCTGGAATGCGTACCGGTTATACTGCCAATGAAGAACACAGATATCTGTTCGAAAATGACAATGAAAATCCTTACAAAGAAACACGCAAGTTTGACTGGATCCGTGCCTACCATACCGGAGGACGTTCATTGTTGTGGGGCCGCCAGAGTTACAGGCTGAACCCAAAGGATTTTGAAGCCAATGCAAAGGATGGCATTTCCATTGACTGGCCTGTTCGTTATGATGAAATCGCTCCCTGGTACGATTACGTTGAAAAATTTGCAGGAATAAGCGGTGCAAAAGACGGCCTGGATGTATTACCAGACGGACAATATTTGCCTCCAATGCAAATGAACTGTGTTGAAAAGCATGTAAAAGGAGAAGTTGAGAAGAAATTTGCGGGCCGTCATATTATCATGGGGCGAGCTGCTCACTTAACCCAGCCACAGGCTTTCCATACCGAACTGGGCCGTGCAGCTTGTCAGTTCCGTAATATGTGTATGCGCGGTTGTCCTTATGGTGCTTATTTCAGTACACAATCATCGACATTACCGGCTGCACAAAAAACAGGCAACCTTACCTTGGTAAACGACTCTATCGTTTCTGAGGTGATTTTTGATGAAAAACTCGGAAAAGTAACCGGGGTTCGTGTAATCAACCAGAATACATTGGAAACGAAGGAATACTTTGCCAAAATCATATTCCTGAACGCATCTGCTATTGCATCCGCTTCACTTTTACTGAACTCAAAATCGAAACGTTTTCCAAACGGGCTTGGTAACGAAAGTGACCAGGTGGGACGTAATATCATGGATCATCATCTGGCCGTTGGCGCGCGTGGCGACATGGAAGGTTTTGAAGACAAATACTATTTCGGACGCCGTGCAAATGGTGTTTATGTACCACGCTATCGTAACTGGGGTGATGATAAACGCGATTATATCAGAGGTTTTGGATATCAGGGCGGAGCAAGCCGTGACAGCTGGGGACGTGGAGCCGGAATGGATGGTTTCGGTGCAGATTTCAAAAAACAACTTACCGAACCGGGTGACTGGAGTATGAACCTGGGTGGTTTTGGGGAGATGATTCCTGACGAGAAAAACCGTTTTACGCTGCATCCTACCGAAAAAGACAAATGGGGACTTCCAGTTGTTGTTTTTGATGCCGCTTATGGTGATAATGAGAAAAAAATGCGTGTGGATATGATGAACGATGCAGCAGAAATGCTTGAAGCGGCCGGATTGAAAAACGTAATTCCTTATAACGATGATACAAAACATCCTGGAATCGGTATCCATGAAATGGGTACTGCGAGGATGGGGAATGATGCTAAAACGTCTGTTTTGAATAAAAACAATCAGATTTGGGCAGCACCAAACGTATATATCACTGATGGTTCATTTATGACTTCGGCATCATGTGTCAATCCATCTCTTACTTACATGGCCATGACTGCACGCGCGGCTGATCATGCTGTGAAAGAGTTGAAAAAAATGAACCTATAG
- a CDS encoding gluconate 2-dehydrogenase subunit 3 family protein yields the protein MKRRDALGRVALLMGGTLSAPTMLAFLEGCKSANDTSVGGITFPFSAERKALVSEIAEIIIPKTDTPGAKEAKVGEFIEKMLKDCYSGKDLESFEKGLKEVEKKDFMKAAPAEQTKILTEMEASAKEETNKAGEEKKKYTEAGKEYTDAGVPFFRLMKELTLLGYFTSEQGATLALDYVPVPGRYDGCIDLKPGQKAWAM from the coding sequence ATGAAAAGACGTGATGCACTTGGCCGTGTGGCACTATTAATGGGTGGTACACTTTCTGCCCCTACCATGCTGGCTTTTCTTGAAGGCTGTAAATCAGCAAACGACACTTCTGTAGGGGGAATAACATTCCCTTTTTCTGCTGAAAGGAAGGCTCTGGTTTCGGAAATTGCAGAAATAATTATTCCTAAAACTGACACTCCCGGCGCCAAAGAAGCCAAAGTAGGCGAATTTATTGAAAAGATGCTGAAAGATTGTTATTCAGGAAAAGACCTGGAAAGCTTCGAAAAAGGCTTGAAAGAAGTTGAGAAAAAAGATTTCATGAAGGCTGCTCCTGCTGAACAGACAAAAATCCTGACAGAAATGGAAGCTTCAGCCAAAGAAGAAACAAACAAAGCGGGTGAAGAGAAGAAGAAATACACGGAGGCTGGAAAAGAATATACGGACGCCGGTGTTCCATTTTTCCGTCTGATGAAAGAATTGACACTTCTTGGCTATTTCACATCTGAACAAGGTGCTACACTTGCACTGGATTATGTTCCGGTACCAGGACGCTACGATGGATGTATTGACCTGAAACCAGGACAGAAGGCCTGGGCCATGTAA
- a CDS encoding acyl transferase, protein MKLPSNKSSIQIRRELRQQIVELKASGFEDLALQIFRYQAEYNPIYSQYLFNLKIDANHVKRLTEIPFLPIQFFKHHQIKTGQPPAQSVTFESSGSTGLATSRHVLFDAPLYTSVSTSIFTEHYGDLRDYHMLALLPSYLERNNSSLVYMMDNFIDQTGSDYSGFYLNNTDEMLDRLRFLSENPDGKKVLLMGVTFALLDLAESGADFTFFKDIPYLTVMDTGGMKGRRQELLREEVHDILISHFGVSKIHSEYGMTELLSQGYSNGDGLFKPGFTMRVLLRDVNDPFSLYDQNITKSKTGGINAIDLANLDTCSFIETQDLGRFGNEPGTFYVMGRFDNSDIRGCNLMVL, encoded by the coding sequence TTGAAATTGCCAAGCAACAAATCTTCTATACAAATACGCCGGGAACTGCGGCAGCAGATCGTTGAACTGAAAGCATCCGGTTTTGAAGACCTGGCTTTGCAAATATTCCGTTATCAGGCAGAGTACAATCCCATATACAGTCAATATCTGTTCAATCTTAAAATAGATGCAAACCATGTGAAGCGGCTGACTGAGATTCCGTTCCTTCCCATTCAATTCTTCAAGCACCACCAGATCAAAACCGGCCAGCCGCCTGCACAATCGGTTACATTTGAAAGCAGCGGAAGTACTGGTTTGGCCACCAGCCGTCATGTACTGTTTGATGCACCACTTTACACATCCGTTTCAACCAGCATTTTTACAGAACATTACGGCGATCTGCGTGACTATCACATGCTCGCTTTGCTGCCTTCTTACCTTGAACGAAACAATTCGTCGTTGGTATATATGATGGATAATTTTATTGATCAGACGGGTTCCGATTATTCCGGTTTTTACCTGAATAATACGGATGAAATGCTTGACAGGTTACGTTTTTTATCCGAAAACCCGGATGGAAAAAAGGTGTTGCTGATGGGTGTAACATTTGCATTGCTTGACCTCGCAGAAAGCGGCGCTGACTTCACATTCTTTAAAGATATTCCTTACCTGACTGTTATGGATACCGGTGGAATGAAGGGCCGCCGGCAGGAGCTTTTGAGGGAAGAAGTGCACGATATCCTGATCAGCCATTTCGGGGTAAGTAAAATTCACTCGGAATACGGGATGACCGAATTATTATCACAGGGATATTCTAATGGTGACGGGCTTTTTAAACCCGGTTTTACAATGCGCGTTTTACTTCGTGATGTCAATGATCCGTTCTCTCTGTATGATCAGAATATAACAAAATCAAAAACAGGAGGTATTAACGCCATAGACCTTGCAAACCTGGATACCTGCTCATTTATTGAGACCCAGGACTTGGGACGGTTCGGAAATGAGCCTGGTACTTTTTATGTTATGGGCCGTTTTGATAATTCTGATATCAGAGGATGTAACCTTATGGTACTTTAA
- a CDS encoding T9SS type A sorting domain-containing protein, whose translation MKKLYIFILITITSSFALAQTQAVIYDYDTAGNRVLRKPSTPLPVALISFTAVKQGEDQETGIALLSWCTSSEINADLFRIERSENAKKWLEIGEVTANGDKTTESHYSFTDAVPLTGMNYYRLKMIDKDGSFAFSQIRNLDFGSQISFYPNPVNDRLKIKGIVKESPGNKKVQVFDVAGKVVFESTSFPMEGIDMKNFSSGIYLIKVSHQNGYQTIKKIVKE comes from the coding sequence ATGAAAAAATTATACATATTTATACTTATCACAATCACTTCCAGCTTTGCCTTAGCTCAAACCCAAGCTGTCATATACGATTACGATACTGCCGGAAACCGTGTCCTAAGAAAACCATCCACCCCACTTCCCGTTGCTCTAATCAGTTTCACCGCTGTAAAACAAGGAGAAGATCAGGAAACAGGTATCGCTTTACTTTCCTGGTGTACATCCTCGGAAATCAATGCAGATTTATTTCGTATCGAACGCAGCGAAAATGCAAAAAAGTGGTTGGAGATTGGCGAAGTAACCGCTAATGGAGATAAGACTACTGAAAGTCATTATTCATTTACGGATGCAGTTCCTTTAACAGGTATGAATTATTACCGTTTAAAAATGATTGATAAGGACGGTTCATTTGCCTTTAGCCAGATCAGGAACCTTGACTTTGGCTCGCAAATTAGTTTTTATCCAAATCCAGTAAATGACAGGTTAAAAATAAAGGGAATTGTTAAAGAATCGCCTGGTAATAAAAAGGTACAAGTTTTTGATGTAGCTGGAAAAGTAGTTTTTGAATCAACCAGTTTCCCTATGGAAGGAATTGATATGAAAAACTTTTCATCAGGCATTTACTTGATAAAAGTGTCACATCAGAACGGCTATCAAACAATTAAGAAAATTGTCAAAGAGTAA